CAAAGTAAGTATAATATGTTTTAATTAAGAATATATTAGTTTAAGTAAGATGTAGAATATAATTATGTTATACTTTTTGCTGATAACATATTGAGGTGCAAGGTATGTCCAGATTAATGGATATTCAAGAATTAGCGGATTACTTACGACTTAAAAGGCAGACTATTTATAACTGGCTGAATCAGAAGAAGATTTCAGGCATTAAGGTGGGAGGCGTTTGGCGTTTCGATAGAAGAAGTGTCGATAAATGGCTGAGGTCTCACGAACAAAAGGCAGATTAGGATAAAGATGAGAGGTTTTAACAAGACACAATTAGGCATTAATTTAAGCGCGGACGCGATTACACTTGTTGAATCCAGCGCTAGAAAGATTGTTAAATACTGCAGGCAGGAACTATCAGAATTTAGCGTTAACCTGATGGAACTTTCCGAGGATGAGATAAAATTTTCTGCAATTTTACAAAAGATTTTAAGGGAGAATGAATTTACAGGCCGCGACGTTTACGTTGGTTTGCCTGCGCACGATATTA
This window of the Candidatus Omnitrophota bacterium genome carries:
- a CDS encoding helix-turn-helix domain-containing protein, translating into MSRLMDIQELADYLRLKRQTIYNWLNQKKISGIKVGGVWRFDRRSVDKWLRSHEQKAD